A single genomic interval of Pirellulaceae bacterium harbors:
- a CDS encoding sugar phosphate isomerase/epimerase, with product MKVGIDSYCYHRYFGEVYPEQADPPKRMLLEGFLDRAKQLAVDGVSIESCFVPNKDDEGYLKSIKDRLDDYQFDRVWAWGHPDGLEGGKNEDEYQEMLRTFQHAEQIGAKVMRVVGSSLMFRFEDHQTQIQRLVRMFKAAIPIAQDHDVKMAIENHIDFTGDEILQLLEEVGSPYLGLNFDTGNFARLLDDPVKAMDKLAPHTLATHIKDLKINSDANVDDWYFFSTAPVGDGFIDNLALARKLKQANYQGFLAMELDFLHPDYEDEDAAVASSVQALRNIAAEVDSESVA from the coding sequence ATGAAGGTTGGAATCGACAGTTATTGTTATCACCGGTATTTTGGTGAAGTCTATCCAGAACAGGCAGATCCACCGAAACGGATGCTGCTTGAGGGTTTTTTGGATCGAGCAAAACAGCTGGCTGTCGATGGTGTTTCAATCGAGTCCTGTTTTGTGCCCAACAAGGATGATGAGGGTTATCTCAAATCGATCAAAGACCGACTTGACGATTACCAATTCGACCGAGTCTGGGCGTGGGGGCACCCAGACGGTTTGGAGGGTGGCAAGAACGAAGACGAATATCAGGAGATGTTGCGGACCTTTCAGCATGCGGAGCAAATCGGTGCGAAAGTCATGCGAGTGGTTGGATCGTCGCTGATGTTCCGTTTTGAGGATCATCAGACACAGATCCAGCGGTTAGTTCGTATGTTCAAAGCAGCGATTCCAATCGCACAAGATCACGACGTTAAAATGGCGATCGAGAACCACATTGATTTTACTGGCGATGAAATCCTGCAACTGCTAGAAGAAGTCGGCTCCCCCTATCTCGGATTGAACTTTGATACCGGGAATTTCGCTCGCCTTTTAGACGATCCGGTTAAAGCGATGGACAAGCTGGCTCCGCACACGCTGGCAACGCATATCAAGGATCTCAAAATCAACTCCGACGCAAATGTTGACGATTGGTATTTCTTTTCCACCGCCCCGGTTGGTGACGGCTTCATTGATAACTTGGCTCTCGCCCGAAAACTAAAGCAAGCCAACTACCAGGGATTTCTCGCGATGGAACTTGATTTCCTCCATCCGGATTATGAGGACGAGGATGCCGCTGTGGCGAGTAGTGTTCAAGCCTTGCGCAACATCGCAGCCGAAGTTGATTCGGAATCGGTGGCGTAA
- a CDS encoding CotH kinase family protein codes for MSSVFNRKFRRFDLERLESRTMLAGDVVINEFMASNRGTLEDEDQETPDWVELHNVSAEPINLGGWHLTDDQTELTKWQLPQDTILSPDEYRLFFASGKDRRDPTANLHTNFKLSKSGELIALVRPDGTTIQDSSSYPVQTADISYGRGASGMQTYVDAESVYQLSVPSNGSADGLQNGSPSWTQAGFDSSAWSEGRAGFGFDADQTEGTVVTPFTVSHVGFDGTFSGSSSHLINQQSPYLTPLPISAATSHSAVFENDGGWLSSSPGTLQFSLLFPATFDHLLLWNYSFFDTIQNRDVQQNQGTKEFAVSFSQNGDDFTDEQFFTTAEPVLGERVPLEQFSVGEQTARFIRLRQVSSHGAFYGLGEVSLSRGKLLNPDLAYDADVITTNLTSSMYEVDQSSVYLRTSFDAPAFDSITNATLRMKYDDGFVAYLNGTEVARTNAPLQTDWDASATNTNPDPSALEFAEFDIPDTKEAFRESGNVLAIHGLNSPDDGSDFLIHPELIAVGADPVTFGFLGSPTPGESNSLRGGGLVTFSRAGGILTEDVTVSLSIANDIDTIRYTTDGTEPTVNSTLYDGSITVRQTTQIKARSFTSLGVGGPVQREAFLKMADDLKQFDSNLPIFVIDTFNKTPGSGRDRSSFSAVFDISPTTGRSSVNSDPQYLGESGIRQRGRSSAGFAKKQYKFETWDAAGNDAEFPLLGLPSESDWVLNGPYTDKSLMRNVVTFKWWEDLGYYSPRTKYVELFLNTDGDSEISFDDDYLGIYVLVESIKIGPNRIDIQSPEATTNKEEITGGYVIEVGNPGPFTTRGSGRSIGYQYEDPAFGDLNAAQKSWIKSYIEEFETALYSPDFIHPETGKHYSEYIDVASFVDYRAMREFTRDFDGGSTYIWIDRGGKLTQGPMWDMNWALGNVNYAEPSTVQRCGCDIEGWNYSYTTATIPPWPAWSVRLQQDPDHWQLIVDRWHELRQTVLQDDNFLADIDAKYQLLTAEAAGRNFERWNTLGRNTHISPPGFQNRDTYEKEVDYLGDWLVQHAAWLDEQFVPAPRLDQPNGVIASGTSLAMESDLAPAGQILVAAGASARLKPVEDDALGNRWTAVDFQPDATWIAATTGVGFDNSEGYNSIIETDVQSKMRRIRSALLRIDFNLAQDPTSLQALLLNMRYDDGFVAYLNGTEVARSASVRNPNLGEARANAHEAYDFETFDISDFANLLQTGHNVLAIHGINTSTGSSDFLILPELVAVPQDEQPRRLPIYFTTDGSDPRLAGGAMNPNANLYTTPLTINSETTVQARVLQDEVWSAVESRNYLVDVVPASSTNLRISEVHYNPADADLTVGELDLDNNEYEFIELVNIGQKGINLGNVQLSEVDVNGTAEGIEFKFEQQSLAPGQRIVIVENQSAFTSRYENDIRIAGQYNGRLADDGEQITLLAADGSVLQSFTYDDSVAWPALADGLGASLQAISTNGDYNNPANWRASAPIGGTPGEAKFEAGDSNLDRVFDSSDLVQIFQQGKYESATELASWTDGDWNGDARFDSRDLVFAFQRGSYSSAVIPTLSSSLLNDIAGANRKETNHP; via the coding sequence ATGAGTTCAGTTTTCAACCGAAAGTTTCGCCGTTTCGATTTAGAGCGACTGGAATCACGGACGATGCTGGCGGGAGATGTCGTGATCAACGAATTCATGGCGTCCAATCGTGGGACACTTGAAGATGAAGATCAGGAAACACCGGATTGGGTCGAACTACATAACGTGTCAGCCGAGCCAATCAACCTTGGCGGTTGGCACTTGACCGACGATCAAACCGAGCTCACCAAATGGCAGCTGCCACAGGACACGATACTCAGTCCGGATGAATACCGGCTGTTTTTCGCATCAGGTAAAGACCGCCGTGATCCGACAGCGAATTTACATACAAACTTCAAGCTATCGAAATCGGGAGAGTTAATCGCACTGGTACGACCGGATGGGACCACAATTCAAGACTCATCAAGTTACCCAGTACAGACCGCAGACATATCCTATGGACGCGGTGCATCGGGCATGCAAACCTATGTCGATGCCGAATCGGTTTACCAGCTGTCGGTGCCTTCGAATGGCTCGGCGGATGGTTTACAGAATGGCTCACCGTCATGGACGCAAGCTGGATTTGATAGTTCCGCGTGGAGTGAAGGACGAGCGGGTTTCGGATTTGATGCAGATCAGACCGAAGGCACCGTGGTAACTCCTTTCACGGTTTCTCATGTGGGATTTGACGGAACCTTTAGTGGGAGCAGTTCGCATCTCATTAACCAACAATCACCTTACTTGACGCCACTACCGATTTCTGCGGCCACAAGCCATTCAGCTGTTTTCGAGAACGACGGCGGTTGGCTCAGCAGTTCTCCAGGTACGTTACAATTCTCCCTCCTTTTCCCGGCTACGTTTGACCATCTATTGCTCTGGAATTATTCATTTTTCGACACCATCCAGAACCGAGATGTCCAACAAAATCAGGGAACGAAGGAGTTCGCCGTCTCGTTCTCACAGAACGGAGACGACTTCACGGACGAGCAGTTTTTCACAACGGCTGAACCGGTGCTCGGTGAGCGAGTCCCTCTCGAACAATTCTCAGTTGGCGAACAGACGGCACGTTTCATTCGATTGCGTCAAGTGAGCTCGCATGGCGCGTTTTACGGTTTAGGCGAAGTCTCATTGTCACGAGGCAAGCTGCTCAATCCAGATTTGGCTTATGACGCAGATGTGATCACGACTAACTTGACCTCCTCGATGTATGAAGTCGACCAATCGTCGGTCTACTTGCGGACATCCTTTGATGCGCCAGCCTTCGATTCGATCACCAACGCCACATTGCGAATGAAGTATGACGACGGATTCGTTGCCTACCTGAATGGCACCGAAGTGGCGCGCACGAACGCACCCTTGCAGACCGACTGGGACGCTTCCGCTACGAACACAAACCCGGACCCATCAGCACTGGAGTTCGCCGAGTTTGACATCCCAGATACGAAGGAGGCTTTCCGAGAGAGTGGAAATGTGCTGGCAATTCACGGATTAAATTCACCCGACGACGGATCGGACTTTCTGATCCACCCGGAGTTAATCGCTGTAGGAGCAGATCCGGTAACCTTCGGATTCCTTGGCAGTCCTACGCCGGGTGAGTCAAATTCGTTGCGTGGTGGTGGCCTAGTGACTTTTTCACGGGCTGGCGGCATTCTCACTGAGGATGTGACGGTCAGTCTGTCGATTGCGAACGACATCGATACGATCCGCTACACGACCGATGGGACGGAGCCAACCGTCAATTCCACGCTTTACGACGGGTCGATCACCGTCCGTCAGACTACACAGATCAAGGCAAGATCGTTCACAAGTCTTGGAGTGGGCGGTCCTGTGCAGCGTGAAGCGTTTCTCAAGATGGCTGATGATCTCAAGCAATTCGATTCGAACCTACCGATCTTCGTGATCGACACGTTCAACAAAACGCCCGGCTCGGGTCGCGACCGTAGTTCGTTCTCTGCGGTCTTCGACATTTCGCCAACGACGGGAAGATCAAGCGTCAATTCCGATCCGCAGTATCTGGGAGAGTCGGGAATCCGACAGCGTGGAAGATCGAGCGCCGGGTTTGCTAAGAAACAATACAAATTCGAAACATGGGACGCGGCCGGCAACGATGCTGAATTCCCTTTGCTGGGACTTCCATCCGAATCGGATTGGGTGTTAAACGGACCTTATACCGACAAATCGTTGATGCGTAACGTGGTCACCTTCAAGTGGTGGGAGGATCTCGGATACTATTCTCCAAGAACCAAATATGTAGAACTATTCCTGAATACTGACGGTGACAGTGAGATCTCTTTCGACGACGACTACCTCGGAATCTATGTTTTGGTCGAGAGCATTAAGATAGGCCCAAATCGCATCGATATTCAATCGCCGGAGGCGACAACCAATAAAGAAGAGATCACTGGCGGATACGTAATCGAAGTGGGTAATCCTGGTCCGTTCACAACACGGGGCAGTGGTCGATCGATCGGTTATCAATACGAGGACCCTGCGTTTGGCGATTTGAATGCGGCGCAGAAAAGCTGGATCAAAAGCTATATCGAAGAATTCGAGACAGCGCTCTACAGTCCCGATTTCATCCATCCGGAAACAGGTAAGCACTACAGCGAGTATATCGATGTAGCATCGTTTGTCGATTACCGGGCGATGCGCGAGTTCACTCGTGATTTCGATGGTGGCAGCACCTACATTTGGATTGATCGCGGCGGCAAACTGACGCAAGGCCCGATGTGGGACATGAATTGGGCGTTGGGTAACGTGAATTATGCGGAACCAAGTACCGTTCAGCGTTGTGGGTGTGACATTGAAGGGTGGAATTATTCGTACACGACGGCAACGATTCCTCCTTGGCCCGCGTGGTCGGTGCGGTTGCAGCAAGACCCCGATCATTGGCAACTAATCGTTGATCGTTGGCATGAATTACGACAAACGGTCCTCCAAGACGATAATTTCTTAGCCGACATTGATGCAAAATATCAATTACTGACCGCCGAAGCGGCGGGCCGTAATTTTGAACGCTGGAACACGCTAGGACGTAACACCCACATCTCACCGCCCGGTTTCCAGAACCGGGACACCTACGAAAAGGAAGTTGATTACCTGGGCGACTGGCTCGTACAACACGCTGCCTGGCTGGACGAGCAATTTGTGCCAGCACCCCGATTGGATCAACCCAATGGCGTGATCGCGTCCGGAACGTCGCTCGCCATGGAGTCGGATCTGGCGCCGGCTGGCCAGATTCTTGTCGCTGCTGGTGCTTCAGCCCGGCTAAAGCCTGTCGAAGATGACGCGTTAGGCAATCGCTGGACGGCCGTGGACTTCCAGCCTGATGCGACGTGGATCGCGGCAACAACAGGTGTTGGATTCGATAATTCTGAAGGCTACAACAGCATCATTGAAACTGACGTGCAGTCGAAGATGAGGCGTATCCGGTCAGCGCTCTTGCGCATTGATTTCAACCTTGCCCAAGATCCGACCTCGCTTCAAGCTCTGTTACTGAACATGCGATACGACGATGGGTTCGTCGCCTACCTGAATGGCACCGAAGTGGCGCGCAGCGCATCGGTACGCAACCCCAACCTGGGCGAGGCCCGCGCAAATGCCCATGAAGCTTACGATTTTGAAACCTTTGATATATCCGATTTCGCAAACCTCCTGCAGACCGGCCACAACGTATTGGCAATTCATGGTATCAATACAAGCACCGGTAGTTCTGATTTTCTCATCCTGCCCGAATTAGTTGCTGTGCCTCAGGATGAACAGCCTCGACGATTGCCGATCTACTTCACAACAGACGGCAGCGACCCACGTTTAGCCGGCGGAGCGATGAATCCGAACGCCAATCTGTACACCACTCCCCTGACCATCAACTCGGAAACGACGGTCCAGGCACGAGTCCTGCAAGATGAAGTTTGGTCGGCAGTGGAGTCAAGAAACTATCTGGTCGATGTCGTGCCTGCCAGTTCGACGAATCTACGCATCAGCGAAGTTCATTACAATCCTGCCGATGCGGATTTGACCGTGGGCGAACTTGACTTGGATAACAACGAATATGAGTTCATTGAGCTGGTCAATATTGGCCAAAAAGGTATCAATCTTGGGAACGTGCAACTTAGCGAAGTTGATGTGAACGGTACAGCAGAGGGCATCGAATTCAAATTCGAGCAACAATCACTGGCCCCCGGACAGCGCATCGTTATCGTAGAAAATCAGAGCGCTTTCACTTCACGCTACGAAAACGACATACGAATTGCAGGCCAATACAACGGCCGACTCGCAGACGACGGTGAACAAATCACACTGTTAGCCGCCGATGGAAGCGTACTGCAATCGTTTACCTACGACGACAGCGTGGCCTGGCCCGCTTTAGCTGACGGACTAGGAGCCTCTTTGCAAGCGATCTCTACGAATGGTGATTACAACAATCCCGCCAACTGGCGCGCCAGCGCCCCAATTGGCGGGACGCCAGGTGAGGCCAAATTTGAGGCCGGCGATTCGAATCTTGATCGCGTGTTTGACTCGTCTGACTTGGTGCAAATATTTCAACAAGGAAAATACGAGTCGGCAACCGAGCTGGCAAGTTGGACGGATGGCGATTGGAATGGAGACGCGAGATTCGATTCGCGGGACTTGGTTTTTGCCTTTCAACGTGGAAGTTATTCGTCAGCCGTCATACCGACATTAAGTTCGTCGCTGCTAAACGATATCGCTGGTGCCAACCGAAAGGAAACCAATCACCCATGA
- a CDS encoding Gfo/Idh/MocA family oxidoreductase produces the protein MQSQLNVAIIGHNFMGKAHSQAWRNAPLYFDLNARPVLKVACGRDKESLQSFADRWGWEEAVTDWRQVVARDDIDIVDVSTPTALHHEIAVAALEAGKHVFCEKPFALNVEQAEQMLAAAETAGTVHYVNHNYRRCPAVMLAKQMIDAGKIGQIYHWRGAYLQSWIMDPNFPLTWHLQQEHAGAGPHWDLNSHSVDLARFLVGELQSVMAMTSQFVAERPLPGAGAATFSAGSGEAKETGPVTVEDAAFMLATFDNGALGSFESSRFATGRKNYNVFEIYGSKGALTFNLERMNELEYFDGSDPDDAHGFKTILATEPCHAYVSNWWPPGHMIGYEHEFTHAVVDFVNAIERGEQIQPNFHDGLKCMQFLQAGLESARSGQRIDLR, from the coding sequence ATGCAGTCACAACTAAACGTCGCGATCATTGGCCATAATTTCATGGGCAAGGCTCACTCGCAGGCATGGCGAAATGCGCCGCTGTACTTCGACCTCAACGCGCGACCGGTGCTGAAAGTGGCCTGTGGGCGAGACAAGGAATCGCTGCAATCGTTTGCTGATCGCTGGGGCTGGGAAGAAGCAGTCACCGACTGGCGCCAGGTCGTTGCACGGGACGACATCGACATCGTTGATGTGTCAACACCCACGGCACTTCACCACGAAATCGCTGTGGCCGCACTCGAAGCCGGCAAGCATGTGTTTTGTGAAAAGCCTTTTGCCCTGAATGTCGAGCAGGCCGAGCAAATGCTGGCGGCGGCGGAAACAGCCGGCACGGTCCATTATGTTAATCACAACTACCGCCGCTGTCCGGCGGTGATGTTGGCTAAACAAATGATCGACGCCGGCAAGATAGGACAGATTTATCACTGGCGCGGAGCCTATTTGCAATCGTGGATCATGGACCCGAATTTCCCTCTTACCTGGCATCTGCAACAAGAACATGCGGGAGCCGGCCCCCACTGGGACCTGAATTCGCACAGTGTTGACCTGGCGAGATTCTTGGTGGGAGAGCTTCAATCTGTCATGGCAATGACCTCCCAGTTTGTCGCCGAGCGACCGTTGCCCGGAGCGGGTGCAGCAACTTTTTCTGCGGGATCTGGGGAGGCAAAAGAGACCGGGCCGGTGACGGTGGAGGACGCGGCTTTTATGTTAGCAACCTTCGACAACGGCGCACTCGGATCATTTGAGTCGTCTCGCTTCGCCACGGGCCGAAAAAATTACAACGTGTTCGAGATCTATGGCTCCAAGGGAGCCTTAACATTCAACCTGGAACGCATGAATGAGCTGGAATACTTTGACGGCAGCGACCCAGATGACGCACACGGCTTTAAAACGATCTTAGCCACGGAACCCTGCCATGCCTACGTTTCTAATTGGTGGCCACCGGGACATATGATCGGGTATGAACACGAGTTTACCCACGCGGTGGTTGACTTCGTTAACGCGATCGAGCGTGGCGAACAGATCCAACCGAACTTTCATGATGGTCTGAAATGTATGCAATTCCTGCAAGCCGGACTGGAGTCGGCGCGATCGGGTCAGCGGATTGATCTGCGATGA
- a CDS encoding LamG domain-containing protein codes for MRFTSTCVLSSLLALGMIAVGQAGTYSDLVIADGAINYWSFEQASTADPATDSAGSVDGTYQGNVVLAPNTESSLLGNAAQFDGQDGTHVALGAGTVIGDSITVEAWVNLDVDATAGFSPVLAKWDGSFELDVNATDQPGLGTDRVDFVLRNSSNDFGDPASPIAISRGEWHHVAGVYDGTTGEGLVYLDGVAGAPFSLGGALQNAGGDDGNWYIGTTRNPASGFNWDGWIDEVAVYDKALSAETIQSHINAVPEPTSVSLLLVGLLGVGLLRRKR; via the coding sequence ATGAGATTTACATCGACTTGTGTTTTATCTTCGCTTCTCGCGTTGGGTATGATTGCGGTAGGGCAAGCCGGAACTTATTCGGACTTGGTCATTGCTGATGGTGCGATCAATTACTGGAGTTTTGAGCAGGCGTCGACGGCTGATCCCGCAACGGACTCAGCAGGGAGTGTGGACGGTACTTACCAGGGCAACGTGGTTCTGGCTCCGAATACCGAGAGTTCTCTGCTGGGCAATGCAGCCCAATTTGACGGCCAGGATGGCACCCATGTTGCACTAGGTGCTGGTACCGTTATCGGAGATTCGATCACGGTCGAAGCGTGGGTTAATCTCGATGTGGACGCGACAGCCGGGTTTTCACCCGTATTGGCCAAATGGGACGGTAGTTTCGAATTGGATGTGAATGCAACGGACCAACCGGGATTAGGTACTGATCGAGTGGATTTCGTTCTCCGAAATTCCAGCAATGATTTCGGAGACCCGGCTTCTCCAATCGCCATTTCTCGTGGTGAATGGCACCATGTTGCGGGCGTCTACGATGGCACGACAGGAGAAGGCCTTGTTTACCTGGACGGTGTGGCTGGCGCACCGTTCTCTTTAGGCGGCGCATTGCAGAACGCAGGTGGCGATGATGGTAATTGGTACATCGGAACTACGCGTAACCCAGCGAGCGGATTCAATTGGGACGGCTGGATCGATGAAGTCGCAGTTTATGACAAGGCTTTGTCGGCCGAGACGATTCAAAGCCACATCAACGCTGTTCCTGAGCCGACGAGCGTTAGTCTGCTATTGGTCGGTCTCCTAGGGGTAGGTCTCTTGCGTAGAAAGAGATAA
- a CDS encoding Gfo/Idh/MocA family oxidoreductase has protein sequence MNELGVCIVGSGRAGMIHGRNFASGRVLGARLVGVVDPDSDACRSACDELGVNQSFHDYRDAVQDRAVDAVVVATPTKYHAEIVIAAADAGKHILCEKPMAMSAAECDAMIAAAERSNVVLQIGFMRRFDKGFLAAQQRIEEGEIGSVVLVKSLTHGPTTPKPWMYDIRQSNGPLAEVNSHDIDTLRWFTGSEFEEVYAIGGNYRSSPAREPFPDFYDNVVLTARFRNGMQGSIFGAQGVQYGYDARCEVLGEKGLITVGSLTEQAIASHTSQGTNRPIVRSWMNLFLNAYQAEDEDFIRCIREADKPRADGYDGRAAVCVVIAGNRSIVERRPLKLDGGDNEK, from the coding sequence ATGAACGAACTTGGTGTATGCATTGTAGGGTCAGGGCGAGCCGGGATGATTCACGGTCGCAACTTTGCATCAGGGCGGGTGCTGGGTGCCCGACTGGTGGGAGTGGTTGACCCTGATTCAGACGCCTGCCGATCAGCGTGTGACGAGCTAGGTGTGAACCAATCGTTTCACGACTATCGTGATGCGGTTCAAGACCGCGCAGTCGATGCTGTTGTCGTGGCGACACCAACCAAGTACCACGCTGAGATCGTTATCGCAGCAGCAGATGCTGGAAAACACATCTTGTGTGAAAAACCAATGGCAATGTCAGCCGCGGAATGCGATGCAATGATCGCAGCAGCAGAACGATCGAACGTCGTCTTGCAAATCGGTTTCATGCGACGGTTTGACAAAGGTTTTCTGGCCGCACAGCAACGCATTGAGGAGGGTGAAATTGGCAGCGTTGTCTTGGTCAAATCGCTGACCCATGGACCAACAACGCCCAAGCCATGGATGTACGATATTCGCCAAAGCAACGGACCGCTGGCCGAAGTCAACAGCCACGACATCGACACACTTCGCTGGTTTACCGGTAGCGAATTCGAGGAAGTCTATGCGATCGGTGGAAATTATCGATCATCGCCTGCAAGGGAACCATTTCCTGATTTCTACGACAACGTTGTGCTGACTGCTCGCTTTCGTAACGGCATGCAAGGTTCAATTTTCGGAGCTCAAGGAGTGCAATATGGGTACGACGCAAGGTGTGAAGTGCTCGGCGAAAAAGGCTTAATCACCGTCGGCAGTTTGACCGAGCAGGCGATCGCTTCGCATACCTCCCAGGGCACAAACAGACCGATTGTGCGCAGCTGGATGAATCTATTCCTGAATGCTTATCAAGCCGAGGACGAAGATTTTATTCGCTGCATACGGGAAGCGGACAAACCTCGTGCCGATGGCTATGATGGACGCGCCGCGGTTTGCGTCGTGATTGCGGGAAACCGATCGATCGTCGAACGACGCCCACTTAAGCTGGACGGCGGTGACAACGAGAAATGA